From a single Bremerella alba genomic region:
- a CDS encoding GGDEF domain-containing protein has protein sequence MEDWILGIPTPVAMALIALIGYFLGKRNYHPVSAEQVYARRELKRAKAIVKQLEEISREVRRNLASHQSSIAHFKERIVLMSSQEKETGESWQTLCEEAERMLSPTMRLSSQIANAYDEVRQQANLLMTFTESRTDPLTGLSNRRALDDSLESLFAMKERYELTFSLCILDVDHFKRINDEFGHLEGDRVLQEVASLIDNCVRETDVVTRYGGEEFVILMPSTDLAGALYFAERIRESIEQRLKVTVSGGVAQAVATDESQTLLARADAALYRAKSRGRNCIYCHTGEGVQEHPVPGLSPPALPGEDEEALLEEVRSLEKSLGKRGSDKAAPREEPQAETV, from the coding sequence ATGGAAGACTGGATTTTAGGAATTCCGACACCCGTTGCGATGGCATTGATCGCATTGATTGGGTATTTCCTAGGTAAACGGAACTATCACCCCGTTTCAGCCGAGCAGGTCTATGCTCGTCGGGAACTGAAGCGCGCCAAGGCAATTGTAAAGCAACTGGAAGAAATCTCACGCGAAGTACGCCGGAATCTGGCTTCCCATCAATCGAGCATCGCCCACTTCAAGGAACGCATCGTCTTGATGAGTTCCCAGGAAAAGGAAACCGGCGAGTCATGGCAAACGCTGTGTGAAGAAGCCGAGCGGATGCTGAGCCCCACGATGCGGCTTTCGTCACAAATCGCGAATGCTTACGACGAAGTCCGACAGCAAGCCAATCTGCTGATGACCTTCACCGAATCGCGAACCGATCCTCTGACCGGACTGAGCAACCGACGTGCGCTCGACGACAGCCTGGAAAGCCTGTTCGCGATGAAGGAACGCTACGAGCTGACCTTCTCGCTATGCATTCTCGATGTCGATCACTTCAAACGAATCAATGACGAATTTGGACACTTGGAAGGGGATCGTGTTCTCCAGGAAGTGGCCAGTTTGATCGATAACTGCGTTCGCGAAACCGACGTGGTGACACGTTACGGTGGCGAGGAATTTGTGATCTTGATGCCGTCGACCGATCTCGCGGGGGCATTGTACTTTGCCGAACGCATTCGCGAATCGATTGAACAACGACTGAAAGTGACCGTTAGTGGAGGCGTCGCTCAGGCTGTCGCTACCGACGAATCCCAGACGTTACTCGCGCGTGCTGATGCGGCGCTGTATCGTGCCAAATCACGCGGTCGCAATTGCATCTATTGCCATACCGGTGAAGGCGTTCAAGAGCATCCCGTCCCCGGTTTGTCGCCTCCGGCCCTGCCGGGCGAGGACGAAGAAGCACTGCTCGAAGAAGTTCGATCCTTAGAGAAGTCGCTCGGAAAACGTGGAAGCGACAAAGCTGCACCACGCGAAGAACCTCAGGCCGAAACCGTTTAG